The Castanea sativa cultivar Marrone di Chiusa Pesio chromosome 11, ASM4071231v1 genome contains a region encoding:
- the LOC142617255 gene encoding putative glutathione S-transferase encodes MAGEVVLLDFWPSMFAMRVRIALAEKGIRYESKEEDLSNKSPLLLEMNPINKQIPVLIHNGKPVCESLIIVQYIDEVWNDKSPLLPSDPYQRAQARFWADFVDKKVSGAAKKVWSTKGEEQEAGKKEFLEALKTMEGELGDKPYFGGETFGYVDLSFITFYSWFHAYEVLGNINIEAECPKIITWAKRCMQKEAVAKTLPDQKKVYEFVVQLRKMFVSE; translated from the exons ATGGCGGGCGAGGTGGTTCTGTTGGATTTCTGGCCTAGCATGTTTGCGATGAGGGTCAGGATTGCTCTGGCTGAGAAGGGTATCAGGTATGAGTCCAAGGAAGAGGACTTGAGCAACAAGAGCCCTCTGCTTTTAGAGATGAACCCCATTAACAAGCAGATCCCAGTTCTCATCCACAACGGGAAGCCTGTGTGTGAGTCCCTCATCATTGTTCAGTACATAGACGAGGTCTGGAATGATAAGTCTCCATTGCTGCCCTCTGATCCTTACCAGAGAGCTCAAGCCAGGTTCTGGGCTGATTTTGTTGATAAGAAG GTTTCTGGAGCTGCAAAGAAGGTATGGAGTACAAAAGGAGAAGAGCAAGAGGCAGGCAAGAAGGAATTCCTTGAAGCCTTAAAGACAATGGAGGGGGAGCTTGGTGACAAGCCTTATTTTGGGGGTGAAACATTTGGGTATGTGGACCTTTCTTTTATCACTTTCTACAGCTGGTTCCATGCCTACGAGGTATTAGGCAATATCAACATAGAGGCGGAGTGCCCCAAGATTATCACATGGGCTAAGAGGTGCATGCAGAAGGAGGCTGTGGCCAAGACTCTTCCTGACCAGAAGAAGGTTTATGAGTTTGTTGTTCAGTTAAGGAAAATGTTTGTTTCGGAGTAG